In a single window of the Antedon mediterranea chromosome 1, ecAntMedi1.1, whole genome shotgun sequence genome:
- the LOC140063550 gene encoding rhodopsin, GQ-coupled-like, with product MSDNSSLLCDQDTERGHIGIVFCALYLVATSILSIVGNLIVLMAINNSTRLREQPSSVFVANLSICDLLNAVLVIIPTTVFIFTDVLTVPNSFCNIQCALNYVFIIVSMLTLGMIAVERCVSVSVPFKHMDIMRNRTVMLMTTYTWVQGVAFGAVPIICSWVMYDYWEAVCAITWDDHASSGGVEYVVTAFILCFAIPAVLMVVCYGKILAIVKGTDTHRNRLQQKRTEDMRIIKSILAVVIVFFGCMTPFCITKLIKIFFSTCAIPPWVNLFSSLLQFTSSATNPLIYGIFREDFRHAVMKTFWKVYSTLPCRTDEFVRPVTQPSSFI from the coding sequence ATGAGTGATAATTCCAGCCTGCTATGTGACCAGGACACTGAGAGAGGTCACATTGGCATAGTTTTTTGTGCGTTGTATCTGGTTGCAACATCAATTCTCTCCATCGTTGGCAATCTCATTGTATTGATGGCAATAAATAACTCGACGAGACTACGGGAACAGCCATCAAGTGTTTTTGTAGCCAATTTAAGTATATGCGATTTACTAAACGCAGTATTGGTAATTATACCGACGACTGTATTTATATTCACGGATGTTTTAACTGTGCCTAATTCATTCTGCAATATACAATGTGCGTTAAATTATGTGTTTATCATAGTGTCAATGTTGACCCTTGGTATGATTGCCGTCGAGCGTTGTGTGTCAGTATCTGTCCCATTTAAACACATGGACATCATGCGTAACCGTACTGTTATGTTGATGACTACTTACACATGGGTTCAAGGGGTAGCATTTGGTGCCGTACCTATAATATGCTCTTGGGTGATGTATGATTATTGGGAGGCTGTTTGTGCAATAACTTGGGATGACCACGCTAGCTCTGGCGGTGTAGAGTACGTCGTAACAGCCTTCATTCTATGCTTTGCCATACCAGCAGTTTTGATGGTTGTCTGCTATGGAAAAATTCTTGCAATTGTTAAAGGAACGGACACGCACAGAAACCGGTTGCAACAGAAAAGAACAGAAGATATGCGGATTATTAAAAGTATACTTGCTGTGGTTATAGTCTTCTTTGGGTGTATGACGCCATTTTGTATCACTAAGCTTATTAAGATTTTCTTCTCGACCTGTGCAATACCACCCTGGGTGAACCTCTTCTCGAGTCTTTTACAGTTCACTTCAAGCGCAACTAATCCACTCATCTACGGCATATTCAGAGAGGATTTTCGACATGCCGTTATGAAGACCTTTTGGAAGGTGTATTCCACATTGCCATGCAGAACAGACGAATTTGTAAGACCAGTGACGCAGCCTAGCTCTTTCATTTAA